A region from the Corylus avellana chromosome ca7, CavTom2PMs-1.0 genome encodes:
- the LOC132186391 gene encoding amino acid transporter AVT6C, which translates to MPHHVHEDNKLRQNSSWQVGELIADMSPAAKLNVPLLPEHKPALRHASVSGAVFNVSTSIIGAGIMSIPATLKVLGVIPAFLLILVVALLTDVSVEFLVRFTHSGDATTYAGVMKESFGRVGSTATQVCVMITNLGCLIMFLIIIGDVLSGNQPEGVVHLGILQKWFGIHWWNSREFALLVTVAFILLPLVLLRRVESLKFSSAISVLLALVFVGISSLMAILALVEGKAKSPRLLPHLDNQVSFFDLFTAVPVIVTAFTFHFNVHPIGFELGKPSDMMKAVRISLVLCAAIYFSIGLFGYLLFGDSITSDILVNFDRNSGSAIGSLLNDIVRLSYALHVMLVFPLLNFSLRANIDEFLFQKKPLLATDTRRFLSLTLVLLLISYLAAIAIPNIWYFFQFLGSTSAVCLAFIFPGAVALRDVHGISTERDRIMAAIMVILAVVTSTIAISSNIHTLFGNKS; encoded by the exons ATGCCTCATCATGTACACGAAGACAACAAGCTCAGACAGAACTCTTCCTGGCAAGTCGGAGAACTAATCGCCGACATGTCTCCGGCAGCCAAACTAAACGTGCCACTCTTACCGGAACACAAACCTGCGCTGAGGCATGCATCGGTAAGTGGGGCGGTGTTCAACGTGTCAACGAGCATAATCGGTGCCGGCATCATGTCCATTCCGGCCACGCTTAAGGTCCTCGGTGTTATACCTGCGTTTTTGCTGATCCTGGTTGTTGCTTTGTTGACTGATGTGTCGGTGGAGTTCTTGGTGAGGTTTACACACTCGGGTGATGCAACAACCTACGCCGGTGTAATGAAGGAATCTTTTGGTCGGGTGGGATCGACGGCCACACAAGTTTGTGTTATGATTACTAATCTTGGGTGTTTGATCATGTTCCTGATTATCATCG gggACGTCCTCTCTGGAAATCAGCCTGAAGGAGTAGTGCACTTGGGCATTTTGCAGAAATGGTTTGGCATTCACTGGTGGAATTCGCGGGAATTCGCCCTCCTAGTCACCGTTGCTTTCATTTTGCTTCCATTGGTCCTGTTACGCCGTGTAG AATCGCTGAAGTTCAGTTCAGCAATATCGGTTCTACTTGCATTGGTGTTTGTTGGCATAAGTTCTTTGATGGCAATCCTTGCACTCGTGGAAGGGAAAGCAAAGAGCCCGAGACTGCTACCTCACTTGGACAACCAAGTCTCCTTCTTTGACCTTTTCACCGCAGTTCCTGTCATTGTGACAGCCTTCACATTCCATTTCAATG TTCACCCAATTGGGTTCGAGCTTGGTAAGCCTTCTGATATGATGAAAGCAGTTCGAATATCACTAGTGCTTTGTGCTGCCATATACTTTTCCATTGGCCTCTTTGGGTACCTTTTGTTTGGGGATTCCATCACGTCTGATATACTTGTCAATTTTGATCGGAATTCGGGTTCAGCAATTGGTTCGTTACTAAATGACATTGTACGGTTGAGCTATGCACTACATGTCATGTTGGTGTTTCCTCTTTTGAACTTCTCATTGAGGGCCAACATAGATGAGTTCCTTTTCCAGAAGAAGCCCCTATTGGCCACAGACACCAGAAGATTTCTATCCCTCACCCTTGTTCTGCTACTCATCTCTTACCTGGCTGCAATTGCCATACCAAATATATGGTACTTTTTTCAGTTCCTTGGATCAACCTCTGCAGTCTGCCTGGCCTTCATCTTCCCTGGTGCTGTTGCTCtcag GGATGTTCATGGTATATCAACAGAAAGGGATAGGATTATGGCAGCAATAATGGTAATCCTGGCTGTAGTAACAAGCACAATTGCCATTTCCTCCAATATACACACTTTATT